A stretch of the Artemia franciscana unplaced genomic scaffold, ASM3288406v1 PGA_scaffold_1180, whole genome shotgun sequence genome encodes the following:
- the LOC136041237 gene encoding t-SNARE domain-containing protein 1-like isoform X2, with protein MASVKHLISDTTVDVNGLMKLMSSLSPTQKIHVKRLKSDFEAAVQSYGNLQKFLISKTSRPKRRNPFDEFDERRTSSDRQLLLEEEQLQRQKQVEVLRQVQADVEILANRQEIVQELERNVVDINDIMKQLANMVTEQGESINAIENNVESTVVNISSGTEELRKASSYQRTRRRCTIFLLLVAMSALLVLAIVLYIELR; from the exons ATGGCTTCTGTTAAGCATCTAATATCAGACACAACCGTAGATGTGAATGGACTTATGAAGTTGATGTCCTCACTATCCCCAACACAGAAGATACATGTTAAGCGTTTAAAAAGTGATTTCGAAGCTGCTGTTCAGTCATATGGAAATCTTCAAAAG tttctaatttcaaaaacatCCAGACCTAAACGGAGGAACCCATTTGATGAATTTGATGAAAGGAGAACTTCATCTGATCGTCAACTTCTATTAGAAGAAGAACAGCTGCAACGGCAGAAGCAGGTAGAG GTTCTGCGTCAAGTGCAGGCCGACGTAGAAATATTGGCTAATAGACAGGAAATAGTGCAAGAACTTGAAAGGAATGTGGTTGACATCAATGATATCATGAAACAGCTTGCGAATATGGTGACTGAACAGGGCGAATCGATCA ATGCTATAGAAAATAATGTCGAATCAACAGTAGTCAATATTTCTAGTGGGACTGAAGAATTGCGTAAGGCAAGCTCGTACCag agaaCTCGACGAAGATGTACAATTTTCTTGCTGTTAGTGGCCATGTCAGCTCTACTGGTTTTGGCTATAGTTCTTTACATTGAGCTAAGATAA
- the LOC136041237 gene encoding t-SNARE domain-containing protein 1-like isoform X1: protein MALNQADFKNYGAVDNASGTSSNVSQKYRRCSLHVAESIHNIQKECLVIMNLSKQLSSLTDSQTVDPAEFSKLKSAMASVKHLISDTTVDVNGLMKLMSSLSPTQKIHVKRLKSDFEAAVQSYGNLQKFLISKTSRPKRRNPFDEFDERRTSSDRQLLLEEEQLQRQKQVEVLRQVQADVEILANRQEIVQELERNVVDINDIMKQLANMVTEQGESINAIENNVESTVVNISSGTEELRKASSYQRTRRRCTIFLLLVAMSALLVLAIVLYIELR, encoded by the exons ATGGCGCTAAATCAAgcagattttaaaaactatGGAGCTGTTGACAATGCTTCTGGAACATCTTCCAATGTTAGTCAAAAATATCGAAGGTGCAGCCTTCATGTTGCTGAGAGTATCCACAATATTCAAAAAGAGTGTTTAGTTATTATGAACCTGTCTAAGCAACTCAGTTCCTTAACTGATAGCCAAACTGTGGATCCTGCAGAGTTTTCTAAACT GAAATCTGCCATGGCTTCTGTTAAGCATCTAATATCAGACACAACCGTAGATGTGAATGGACTTATGAAGTTGATGTCCTCACTATCCCCAACACAGAAGATACATGTTAAGCGTTTAAAAAGTGATTTCGAAGCTGCTGTTCAGTCATATGGAAATCTTCAAAAG tttctaatttcaaaaacatCCAGACCTAAACGGAGGAACCCATTTGATGAATTTGATGAAAGGAGAACTTCATCTGATCGTCAACTTCTATTAGAAGAAGAACAGCTGCAACGGCAGAAGCAGGTAGAG GTTCTGCGTCAAGTGCAGGCCGACGTAGAAATATTGGCTAATAGACAGGAAATAGTGCAAGAACTTGAAAGGAATGTGGTTGACATCAATGATATCATGAAACAGCTTGCGAATATGGTGACTGAACAGGGCGAATCGATCA ATGCTATAGAAAATAATGTCGAATCAACAGTAGTCAATATTTCTAGTGGGACTGAAGAATTGCGTAAGGCAAGCTCGTACCag agaaCTCGACGAAGATGTACAATTTTCTTGCTGTTAGTGGCCATGTCAGCTCTACTGGTTTTGGCTATAGTTCTTTACATTGAGCTAAGATAA